Proteins co-encoded in one Nicotiana sylvestris chromosome 7, ASM39365v2, whole genome shotgun sequence genomic window:
- the LOC104245294 gene encoding uncharacterized protein, translating to MDTQFREFASDTMEGIQKAYHSAMSQDPSSSLSSISAAFQKPTVKSSGSVSVSSADQSQLLLTRSPRQAVSLWTCSKLCAICFVAGVVVGYTLKRRVRRWASKLLKGLKD from the exons ATGGATACCCAATTTCGTGAATTCGCATCTGATACTATGGAGGGAATACAAAAGGCTTATCATAGTGCGATGTCTCAGGATCCAAGTAGCAGCTTAAGCTCCATTTCTGCTGCTTTTCAAAAGCCTACCGTTAAATCTTCAGGCTCTGTTTCTGTTTCTTCCGCTGATCAGTCACAACTCTTGCTTACTCGCTCTCCCAG ACAAGCAGTATCACTATGGACTTGTTCAAAGCTCTGTGCCATTTGCTTTGTTGCTGGAGTAGTTGTTGGTTATACACTGAAGCGCCGGGTACGCCGATGGGCTTCCAAACTTCTCAAGGGGTTGAAAGACTAA